From the genome of Silurus meridionalis isolate SWU-2019-XX chromosome 20, ASM1480568v1, whole genome shotgun sequence, one region includes:
- the eif4g1a gene encoding eukaryotic translation initiation factor 4 gamma 1a isoform X4 encodes MNSAPQPRQFAPGPRALHQQGGFRSLQSYYPRGSLQNNAPRVATSNPSRPVPPPHVYPSSSQMVMIPQQQIPFPPNSQGHAYFIQSGQYRAPYVHQTQQYSVASAPAGFYTGANADYSSTYAGAYYPAQAQYQSSVPTAQVMMNPAQQQQAPPPPQQAPPPQHKRERKQIRIRDPNQGGRDITEEIMSGGRSTSTPTPPHSVEVGGLVQTNGENATPAVAAPAVRLDDGGTSSSPAAPSSTPPPSLPPPSSDPSPEPKPVQEVLVAPALPVPPEQTEDVVSEPSPSSSPTPTALLTEPTTADITDAPVPPPETTPQDEEVEELNGAAPAEQECPRADSTEPEKETESCVETPLPDAPCNAAPAEEDTPPVAPAANGETECREVTPTPAPEDVPVSELESIPVSNGLPQESTELQDEQLEAEPEPAAEPEVIKVQEHDAKTSASADEEEDEGGVEEEPAPVEETTMQAVLSMPRKKKLKKSDLNNKVVGDMLDAYKEPEEKELAPEPAAVEAPPSEPCPAPSPPSEETEETWEEKEDKMDTENTEPGIEKAVEQKYQYKEEHWKPINPEEKKSYDREFLLRFQFISASMNKPEGLPHITDVVLEKANKTPLRPLDPSRLMNCGPDFTPSFANLGRAPLLGGRGPPPGPRRSQQGQRKEPRKIIASMSLNDDVQLNKAEKAWKPTVKKSRAEEEDSDTLKTQDLFRRVRSILNKLTPQMFQQLMKQVTELTIDTEERLKGVIDLIFEKAISEPSFSVAYANMCRCLMGLKVPTTDKPGATVNFRKLLLNRCQKEFEKDKDDDEIFEQKQKELDAAKEDEVNKRLKEELVEAKDQARRRSLGNIKFIGELFKLKMLTEPIMHDCIVKLLKNHDEESLECLCRLLSTIGKDLDFEKAKPRMDQYFHQMEKIIKERKTSSRIRFMLQDVLDLRRNNWVPRRGDQGPKTIDQIHKEAELEEHREQIKVQQQLLSKKDTGRGRGGGGGGGGGGGGSGGGGGGRMNQPQDEGWNTVPISKNRPIDTSRLSKITKPGALDFNNQLLAPGGKGSWGSWGKGSSGGSGSKTSTEQDAGRPATSTLNRFSALQQSGPSSTSSSSSLDSERRVPQRSSSSRDRSERDRFDRLDRRDSREDRDRGLDKTRVPVTKRSFSRESADRSRAADVRRVASMTDERERGSRDRTASRETAVKRESAPTPPPAPSKPTLSEEEVEKKSTAIVEEYLHINDLKEAVQCVQELNSTSVLFVFVRNAVESTLERSTIAREHMGLLLHKLISAAILPPEQYYKGLQEILEVADDMAIDIPHIWLYLAEIITPVVRDGGIPMGPLFREVVKPLLPIGKAAVLLVHIINLLCKGLSNKKVGTLWTEAGLNWKDFLPEDEDVNKFVTEQKMEFTLGEESEKPSKKELSAEELSKSLERLIQDKADNQRIHDWVEANLDEQQMTSSSFIRALMTSVCQAAVICENPYKVDMDQIIQRAKLLQKYLVDEQKELQALYALQALMVRLEQPANLLRMFFDTLYDEDVIKEEAFYKWESSKDPAEQVGKGVALKSVTAFFTWLREAEDESDNS; translated from the exons ATGAACTCTGCACCCCAACCCAGACAG TTTGCACCAGGGCCTCGTGCTTTACATCAACAG GGTGGATTCAGGTCTCTgcag tCGTATTACCCCCGGGGCAGTTTGCAGAATAACGCCCCACGGGTGGCGACCAGTAACCCGTCTCGCCCTGTCCCGCCCCCTCACGTCTACCCCTCGTCCTCACAGATGGTAATGATCCCCCAGCAGCAGATCCCATTCCCACCCAACTCTCAAGGCCACGCCTACTTTATCCAGTCTGGGCAG TACCGTGCACCTTACGTTCACCAGACACAGCAGTATTCTGTGGCCAGCGCCCCGGCCGGCTTTTATACCGGAGCAAACGCAGACTACAGCTCCACGTATG ctGGAGCGTATTATCCTGCTCAAGCTCAGTACCAATCTTCTGTGCCCACCGCGCAAGTCATGATGAACCCCGCCCAGCAGCAACAGGCCCCGCCCCCTCCACAGCAAGCCCCGCCCCCACAACACAAACGGGAGCGCAAACAG ATTAGAATACGAGACCCCAACCAGGGAGGACGTGACATCACTGAGGAgatcatgtctggaggaaggAGCACATCTACGCCCACGCCTCCTCAT TCTGTGGAGGTCGGGGGTTTGGTCCAGACGAACGGTGAAAACGCGACCCCTGCAGTCGCTGCTCCGGCGGTCCGACTCG ACGATGGTGGGACGTCCTCGAGTCCTGCAGCTCCGTCCTcgactcctcctccttctcttcctcctccttcttcagaCCCCTCCCCCGAGCCGAAGCCCGTCCAGGAAGTCCTCGTTGCTCCGGCACTCCCTGTTCCTCCAGAACAAACCGAAGATGTGGTTTCAGAGCCGTCCCCGTCCTCGTCTCCCACCCCTACCGCGCTCCTCACAGAGCCCACGACGGCCGACATCACAGACGCCCCTGTGCCTCCTCCTGAAACCACTCCTCAAgatgaagaggtggaggagctgAACGGCGCCGCCCCAGCCGAACAGGAGTGCCCTCGCGCAGACAGCACCGAGCCGGAAAAGGAAACCGAGTCGTGCGTCGAAACGCCGCTCCCTGACGCGCCCTGCAACGCTGCACCTGCTGAAGAGGACACGCCCCCTGTAGCTCCGGCGGCCAATGGCGAGACGGAGTGCCGCGAGGTCACGCCGACACCAGCGCCTGAAGACGTGCCCGTGTCTGAGCTCGAGAGCATCCCGGTGTCAAACGGTCTTCCTCAGGAGTCCACAGAGCTGCAAGACGAGCAACTCGAGGCAGAACCGGAGCCGGCAGCCGAACCCGAGGTGATCAAGGTCCAGGAACATGATGCAAAAACATCTGCTTCTGCagatgaggaggaggacgagggCGGAGTGGAGGAGGAGCCCGCTCCGGTCGAGGAGACGACTATGCAAG ctgTTCTGTCCATGCCAAGGAAGAAGAAGCTGAAGAAAAGCGATCTGAATAATAAAGTGGTTGGAGACATGTTGGACGCCTATAAAGAG cccgAGGAGAAGGAACTTGCTCCCGAGCCGGCTGCCGTCGAGGCCCCGCCCTCTGAGCCCTGCCCCGCCCCATCTCCTCCCTCTGAGGAGACTGAGGAGACGTGGGAGGAAAAAGAGGACAAAATGGACACTGAGAACACTGAGCCTGGGATTGAGAAAGCAGTGGAGCAGAAATATCAGTATAAAGAGG AGCACTGGAAGCCCATTAATCCGGAGGAGAAGAAGAGCTACGATCGGGAATTCCTGCTGCGCTTCCAGTTCATCAGCGCCAGCATGAACAAACCTGAGGGTCTCCCTCACATCACAGACGTGGTTCTGGAGAAG GCTAATAAAACGCCGCTGCGGCCGTTGGACCCGAGCCGCCTGATGAACTGCGGGCCCGATTTTACACCTTCCTTCGCTAATCTGGGCCGAGCGCCACTTTTAGGAGGACGAGGACCT CCACCAGGGCCGCGCCGCTCTCAGCAGGGTCAGCGTAAAGAGCCACGCAAGATCATCGCCAGCATGTCGCTGAACGACGACGTGCAGCTGAACAAGGCGGAGAAAGCCTGGAAGCCCACGGTGAAGAAGAGTCGCGCCGAAGAGGAAGACTCCGACACTCTGAAGACCCAGGACCTGTTCCGCAGAGTGCGCAGCATCCTGAACAAACTCACGCCGCAGATGTTCCAGCAGCTCATGAAGCAGGTCACTGAGCTGACCATCGACACCGAGGAGAGACTCAAAGGGGTCATCGACCTCATATTCGAAAAAGCCATTTCTGAACCCAGCTTTTCAGTCGCGTACGCCAACATGTGCCGCTGCCTTATGGGG CTGAAAGTCCCCACCACAGACAAACCGGGAGCCACTGTGAATTTCCGCAAACTGCTGCTGAATCGCTGCCAAAAAGAATTTGAGAAGGACAAGGACGATGATGAGATCTTCgagcagaagcagaaggagCTGGATGCTGCCAAGGAG GATGAAGTTAATAAGCGGTTGAAAGAAGAGCTGGTGGAAGCGAAGGATCAGGCTCGCCGCCGTTCCCTCGGGAACATCAAGTTCATCGGAGAGCTGTTTAAGCTGAAGATGCTGACGGAGCCGATCATGCACGACTGCATCGTCAAGCTGCTGAAGAACCACGACGAGGAGAGTCTCGAGTGTCTCTGCAGGCTTCTGTCCACCATCGGCAAGGACCTGGACTTCGAGAAGGCTAAG cCCCGTATGGACCAGTACTTCCACCAAATGGAGAAGATAATAAAGGAGAGAAAAACGTCATCGAGGATCCGCTTCATGCTGCAGGACGTGTTGGACCTGAGAAGA AATAACTGGGTTCCACGCCGAGGTGATCAGGGCCCCAAAACCATCGACCAGATCCACAaagaggcggagctggaggaaCACCGGGAGCAGATTAAAGTGCAGCAGCAGCTCCTGTCCAAGAAAGACACTGGtcgaggaagaggaggaggaggaggtggtggtggtggaggaggaggaagtggaggaggaggagggggaagAATGAACCAGCCTCAGGACGAGGGCTGGAACACGGTACCGATCAGCAAGAACCGGCCCATCGACACATCCCGCCTCAGCAAGATCACCAAG CCTGGAGCTTTGGATTTCAACAATCAGCTTCTTGCCCCTGGAGGAAAGGGATCATGGGGCAGTTGGGGGAAAGGGAGCAGCGGTGGATCTGGATCCAAAACCAGCACTGAACAGG ACGCAGGACGACCGGCTACGAGCACGCTGAACCGTTTCTCTGCTCTTCAGCAGTCAGGACCTTCATCCACATCGTCCTCATCTTCACTGGACTCCGAGCGCAGAGTTCCTCAAAG GAGCAGCTCGAGTCGAGACCGCAGCGAGAGGGACCGCTTCGATCGTTTGGACCGGCGGGACAGCCGCGAGGACCGAGACCGAGGTCTGGATAAGACTCGAGTCCCCGTCACTAAACGCAGCTTCAGCAGGGAGAGCGCGGACCGGTCCCGGGCCGCAGACGTGCGCCGCGTCGCTAGCATGACTGACGAGCGGGAACGCGGTAGCCGAGACAGAACCGCCAGCCGAGAGACAGCGG TAAAACGTGAGTCGGCTCCGACGCCGCCGCCCGCTCCGAGTAAACCCACCCTGAGTGAGGAGGAAGTGGAGAAGAAATCTACTGCCATCGTCGAGGAGTATCTCCACATCAATGACCTGAAG GAggcagtacagtgtgtacaggagCTGAACAGCACGTCTGTGCTCTTCGTGTTCGTGCGTAACGCCGTGGAGTCGACCCTCGAGCGCAGCACCATCGCCCGTGAGCACATGGGCCTCCTGCTGCACAAACTGATCAGCGCTGCAATCTTACCTCCGGAGCAGTACTACAAAGG GCTTCAGGAGATTCTGGAGGTGGCTGATGACATGGCCATCGACATCCCCCACATCTGGCTGTACCTGGCGGAAATCATCACACCTGTAGTGCGTGACGGAGGAATCCCAATGGGGCCGCTCTTTAG agaggTGGTCAAGCCGTTGCTGCCAATAGGAAAAGCTGCAGTGCTGCTGGTTCACATCATCAACCTGCTCTGTAAAGGCCTG AGTAACAAAAAAGTGGGCACTTTGTGGACGGAGGCCGGACTCAACTGGAAGGACTTCCTGCCCGAGGATGAGGACGTCAACAAATTTGTGACAGAACAG AAAATGGAGTTTACGCTGGGGGAGGAATCTGAGAAGCCGAGTAAGAAAGAGCTGAGCGCAGAGGAGCTGAGCAAGAGCCTCGAGCGACTGATTCAGGACAAAGCCGACAACCAGAGAATCCATGACTGGGTGGAG GCGAATCTGGATGAGCAGCAGATGACCTCCAGCTCATTCATCCGAGCGCTGATGACCTCAGTGTGCCAAGCGGCGGTCATCT GTGAGAACCCGTATAAGGTGGACATGGATCAGATCATCCAGAGGGCCAAGCTGCTGCAGAAGTACCTGGTGGATGAGCAGAAGGAGCTGCAGGCGCTCTACGCTCTCCAGGCTCTCATGGTGCGACTGGAGCAACCGGCCA atcttCTCCGGATGTTCTTCGACACTCTGTACGACGAGGACGTGATCAAGGAGGAAGCGTTCTATAAATGGGAGTCTAGTAAAGACCCAGCCGAGCAGGTGGGCAAGGGCGTGGCCCTCAAATCCGTCACGGCGTTCTTCACCTGGCTGCGAGAGGCAGAGGACGAGTCGGATAACAGCTAA
- the eif4g1a gene encoding eukaryotic translation initiation factor 4 gamma 1a isoform X5, with protein MNSAPQPRQFAPGPRALHQQSYYPRGSLQNNAPRVATSNPSRPVPPPHVYPSSSQMVMIPQQQIPFPPNSQGHAYFIQSGQYRAPYVHQTQQYSVASAPAGFYTGANADYSSTYAGAYYPAQAQYQSSVPTAQVMMNPAQQQQAPPPPQQAPPPQHKRERKQIRIRDPNQGGRDITEEIMSGGRSTSTPTPPHSVEVGGLVQTNGENATPAVAAPAVRLDDGGTSSSPAAPSSTPPPSLPPPSSDPSPEPKPVQEVLVAPALPVPPEQTEDVVSEPSPSSSPTPTALLTEPTTADITDAPVPPPETTPQDEEVEELNGAAPAEQECPRADSTEPEKETESCVETPLPDAPCNAAPAEEDTPPVAPAANGETECREVTPTPAPEDVPVSELESIPVSNGLPQESTELQDEQLEAEPEPAAEPEVIKVQEHDAKTSASADEEEDEGGVEEEPAPVEETTMQAVLSMPRKKKLKKSDLNNKVVGDMLDAYKEPEEKELAPEPAAVEAPPSEPCPAPSPPSEETEETWEEKEDKMDTENTEPGIEKAVEQKYQYKEEHWKPINPEEKKSYDREFLLRFQFISASMNKPEGLPHITDVVLEKANKTPLRPLDPSRLMNCGPDFTPSFANLGRAPLLGGRGPPPGPRRSQQGQRKEPRKIIASMSLNDDVQLNKAEKAWKPTVKKSRAEEEDSDTLKTQDLFRRVRSILNKLTPQMFQQLMKQVTELTIDTEERLKGVIDLIFEKAISEPSFSVAYANMCRCLMGLKVPTTDKPGATVNFRKLLLNRCQKEFEKDKDDDEIFEQKQKELDAAKEDEVNKRLKEELVEAKDQARRRSLGNIKFIGELFKLKMLTEPIMHDCIVKLLKNHDEESLECLCRLLSTIGKDLDFEKAKPRMDQYFHQMEKIIKERKTSSRIRFMLQDVLDLRRNNWVPRRGDQGPKTIDQIHKEAELEEHREQIKVQQQLLSKKDTGRGRGGGGGGGGGGGGSGGGGGGRMNQPQDEGWNTVPISKNRPIDTSRLSKITKPGALDFNNQLLAPGGKGSWGSWGKGSSGGSGSKTSTEQDAGRPATSTLNRFSALQQSGPSSTSSSSSLDSERRVPQRSSSSRDRSERDRFDRLDRRDSREDRDRGLDKTRVPVTKRSFSRESADRSRAADVRRVASMTDERERGSRDRTASRETAVKRESAPTPPPAPSKPTLSEEEVEKKSTAIVEEYLHINDLKEAVQCVQELNSTSVLFVFVRNAVESTLERSTIAREHMGLLLHKLISAAILPPEQYYKGLQEILEVADDMAIDIPHIWLYLAEIITPVVRDGGIPMGPLFREVVKPLLPIGKAAVLLVHIINLLCKGLSNKKVGTLWTEAGLNWKDFLPEDEDVNKFVTEQKMEFTLGEESEKPSKKELSAEELSKSLERLIQDKADNQRIHDWVEANLDEQQMTSSSFIRALMTSVCQAAVICENPYKVDMDQIIQRAKLLQKYLVDEQKELQALYALQALMVRLEQPANLLRMFFDTLYDEDVIKEEAFYKWESSKDPAEQVGKGVALKSVTAFFTWLREAEDESDNS; from the exons ATGAACTCTGCACCCCAACCCAGACAG TTTGCACCAGGGCCTCGTGCTTTACATCAACAG tCGTATTACCCCCGGGGCAGTTTGCAGAATAACGCCCCACGGGTGGCGACCAGTAACCCGTCTCGCCCTGTCCCGCCCCCTCACGTCTACCCCTCGTCCTCACAGATGGTAATGATCCCCCAGCAGCAGATCCCATTCCCACCCAACTCTCAAGGCCACGCCTACTTTATCCAGTCTGGGCAG TACCGTGCACCTTACGTTCACCAGACACAGCAGTATTCTGTGGCCAGCGCCCCGGCCGGCTTTTATACCGGAGCAAACGCAGACTACAGCTCCACGTATG ctGGAGCGTATTATCCTGCTCAAGCTCAGTACCAATCTTCTGTGCCCACCGCGCAAGTCATGATGAACCCCGCCCAGCAGCAACAGGCCCCGCCCCCTCCACAGCAAGCCCCGCCCCCACAACACAAACGGGAGCGCAAACAG ATTAGAATACGAGACCCCAACCAGGGAGGACGTGACATCACTGAGGAgatcatgtctggaggaaggAGCACATCTACGCCCACGCCTCCTCAT TCTGTGGAGGTCGGGGGTTTGGTCCAGACGAACGGTGAAAACGCGACCCCTGCAGTCGCTGCTCCGGCGGTCCGACTCG ACGATGGTGGGACGTCCTCGAGTCCTGCAGCTCCGTCCTcgactcctcctccttctcttcctcctccttcttcagaCCCCTCCCCCGAGCCGAAGCCCGTCCAGGAAGTCCTCGTTGCTCCGGCACTCCCTGTTCCTCCAGAACAAACCGAAGATGTGGTTTCAGAGCCGTCCCCGTCCTCGTCTCCCACCCCTACCGCGCTCCTCACAGAGCCCACGACGGCCGACATCACAGACGCCCCTGTGCCTCCTCCTGAAACCACTCCTCAAgatgaagaggtggaggagctgAACGGCGCCGCCCCAGCCGAACAGGAGTGCCCTCGCGCAGACAGCACCGAGCCGGAAAAGGAAACCGAGTCGTGCGTCGAAACGCCGCTCCCTGACGCGCCCTGCAACGCTGCACCTGCTGAAGAGGACACGCCCCCTGTAGCTCCGGCGGCCAATGGCGAGACGGAGTGCCGCGAGGTCACGCCGACACCAGCGCCTGAAGACGTGCCCGTGTCTGAGCTCGAGAGCATCCCGGTGTCAAACGGTCTTCCTCAGGAGTCCACAGAGCTGCAAGACGAGCAACTCGAGGCAGAACCGGAGCCGGCAGCCGAACCCGAGGTGATCAAGGTCCAGGAACATGATGCAAAAACATCTGCTTCTGCagatgaggaggaggacgagggCGGAGTGGAGGAGGAGCCCGCTCCGGTCGAGGAGACGACTATGCAAG ctgTTCTGTCCATGCCAAGGAAGAAGAAGCTGAAGAAAAGCGATCTGAATAATAAAGTGGTTGGAGACATGTTGGACGCCTATAAAGAG cccgAGGAGAAGGAACTTGCTCCCGAGCCGGCTGCCGTCGAGGCCCCGCCCTCTGAGCCCTGCCCCGCCCCATCTCCTCCCTCTGAGGAGACTGAGGAGACGTGGGAGGAAAAAGAGGACAAAATGGACACTGAGAACACTGAGCCTGGGATTGAGAAAGCAGTGGAGCAGAAATATCAGTATAAAGAGG AGCACTGGAAGCCCATTAATCCGGAGGAGAAGAAGAGCTACGATCGGGAATTCCTGCTGCGCTTCCAGTTCATCAGCGCCAGCATGAACAAACCTGAGGGTCTCCCTCACATCACAGACGTGGTTCTGGAGAAG GCTAATAAAACGCCGCTGCGGCCGTTGGACCCGAGCCGCCTGATGAACTGCGGGCCCGATTTTACACCTTCCTTCGCTAATCTGGGCCGAGCGCCACTTTTAGGAGGACGAGGACCT CCACCAGGGCCGCGCCGCTCTCAGCAGGGTCAGCGTAAAGAGCCACGCAAGATCATCGCCAGCATGTCGCTGAACGACGACGTGCAGCTGAACAAGGCGGAGAAAGCCTGGAAGCCCACGGTGAAGAAGAGTCGCGCCGAAGAGGAAGACTCCGACACTCTGAAGACCCAGGACCTGTTCCGCAGAGTGCGCAGCATCCTGAACAAACTCACGCCGCAGATGTTCCAGCAGCTCATGAAGCAGGTCACTGAGCTGACCATCGACACCGAGGAGAGACTCAAAGGGGTCATCGACCTCATATTCGAAAAAGCCATTTCTGAACCCAGCTTTTCAGTCGCGTACGCCAACATGTGCCGCTGCCTTATGGGG CTGAAAGTCCCCACCACAGACAAACCGGGAGCCACTGTGAATTTCCGCAAACTGCTGCTGAATCGCTGCCAAAAAGAATTTGAGAAGGACAAGGACGATGATGAGATCTTCgagcagaagcagaaggagCTGGATGCTGCCAAGGAG GATGAAGTTAATAAGCGGTTGAAAGAAGAGCTGGTGGAAGCGAAGGATCAGGCTCGCCGCCGTTCCCTCGGGAACATCAAGTTCATCGGAGAGCTGTTTAAGCTGAAGATGCTGACGGAGCCGATCATGCACGACTGCATCGTCAAGCTGCTGAAGAACCACGACGAGGAGAGTCTCGAGTGTCTCTGCAGGCTTCTGTCCACCATCGGCAAGGACCTGGACTTCGAGAAGGCTAAG cCCCGTATGGACCAGTACTTCCACCAAATGGAGAAGATAATAAAGGAGAGAAAAACGTCATCGAGGATCCGCTTCATGCTGCAGGACGTGTTGGACCTGAGAAGA AATAACTGGGTTCCACGCCGAGGTGATCAGGGCCCCAAAACCATCGACCAGATCCACAaagaggcggagctggaggaaCACCGGGAGCAGATTAAAGTGCAGCAGCAGCTCCTGTCCAAGAAAGACACTGGtcgaggaagaggaggaggaggaggtggtggtggtggaggaggaggaagtggaggaggaggagggggaagAATGAACCAGCCTCAGGACGAGGGCTGGAACACGGTACCGATCAGCAAGAACCGGCCCATCGACACATCCCGCCTCAGCAAGATCACCAAG CCTGGAGCTTTGGATTTCAACAATCAGCTTCTTGCCCCTGGAGGAAAGGGATCATGGGGCAGTTGGGGGAAAGGGAGCAGCGGTGGATCTGGATCCAAAACCAGCACTGAACAGG ACGCAGGACGACCGGCTACGAGCACGCTGAACCGTTTCTCTGCTCTTCAGCAGTCAGGACCTTCATCCACATCGTCCTCATCTTCACTGGACTCCGAGCGCAGAGTTCCTCAAAG GAGCAGCTCGAGTCGAGACCGCAGCGAGAGGGACCGCTTCGATCGTTTGGACCGGCGGGACAGCCGCGAGGACCGAGACCGAGGTCTGGATAAGACTCGAGTCCCCGTCACTAAACGCAGCTTCAGCAGGGAGAGCGCGGACCGGTCCCGGGCCGCAGACGTGCGCCGCGTCGCTAGCATGACTGACGAGCGGGAACGCGGTAGCCGAGACAGAACCGCCAGCCGAGAGACAGCGG TAAAACGTGAGTCGGCTCCGACGCCGCCGCCCGCTCCGAGTAAACCCACCCTGAGTGAGGAGGAAGTGGAGAAGAAATCTACTGCCATCGTCGAGGAGTATCTCCACATCAATGACCTGAAG GAggcagtacagtgtgtacaggagCTGAACAGCACGTCTGTGCTCTTCGTGTTCGTGCGTAACGCCGTGGAGTCGACCCTCGAGCGCAGCACCATCGCCCGTGAGCACATGGGCCTCCTGCTGCACAAACTGATCAGCGCTGCAATCTTACCTCCGGAGCAGTACTACAAAGG GCTTCAGGAGATTCTGGAGGTGGCTGATGACATGGCCATCGACATCCCCCACATCTGGCTGTACCTGGCGGAAATCATCACACCTGTAGTGCGTGACGGAGGAATCCCAATGGGGCCGCTCTTTAG agaggTGGTCAAGCCGTTGCTGCCAATAGGAAAAGCTGCAGTGCTGCTGGTTCACATCATCAACCTGCTCTGTAAAGGCCTG AGTAACAAAAAAGTGGGCACTTTGTGGACGGAGGCCGGACTCAACTGGAAGGACTTCCTGCCCGAGGATGAGGACGTCAACAAATTTGTGACAGAACAG AAAATGGAGTTTACGCTGGGGGAGGAATCTGAGAAGCCGAGTAAGAAAGAGCTGAGCGCAGAGGAGCTGAGCAAGAGCCTCGAGCGACTGATTCAGGACAAAGCCGACAACCAGAGAATCCATGACTGGGTGGAG GCGAATCTGGATGAGCAGCAGATGACCTCCAGCTCATTCATCCGAGCGCTGATGACCTCAGTGTGCCAAGCGGCGGTCATCT GTGAGAACCCGTATAAGGTGGACATGGATCAGATCATCCAGAGGGCCAAGCTGCTGCAGAAGTACCTGGTGGATGAGCAGAAGGAGCTGCAGGCGCTCTACGCTCTCCAGGCTCTCATGGTGCGACTGGAGCAACCGGCCA atcttCTCCGGATGTTCTTCGACACTCTGTACGACGAGGACGTGATCAAGGAGGAAGCGTTCTATAAATGGGAGTCTAGTAAAGACCCAGCCGAGCAGGTGGGCAAGGGCGTGGCCCTCAAATCCGTCACGGCGTTCTTCACCTGGCTGCGAGAGGCAGAGGACGAGTCGGATAACAGCTAA